Proteins encoded in a region of the Uloborus diversus isolate 005 chromosome 1, Udiv.v.3.1, whole genome shotgun sequence genome:
- the LOC129216738 gene encoding ATP synthase subunit s, mitochondrial-like — LNGGKPSKNNRYFWKWASTMFNKVDYSRIKTIGPDHAAAEWLLMCGARVQYRSGTDWITDFSELQKEFSKPDNYIQAIDASESNIMHMGFEYLNGLRHIESIKFYKCLYVEDICMKKLSAVRDSLNDLQLVSCGNVTDAGILSIASLKNLKTLNLFDLPSVKDKTKCYWILQKELPNCKIQFAGGENR, encoded by the exons ttgaatggaggaaagccttcgaaaaat AATAGATATTTTTGGAAATGGGCTAGTACAATGTTTAACAAAGTCGACTATAGCAGGATAAAAACGATTGGACCGGACCATGCAGCTGCTGAATGGCTGTTGATGTGTGGGGCAAGAGTGCAATACCGGAGCGGAACGGACTGGATAACTGACTTTTCCGAACTTCAGAAAGAATTCAGCAAACCCGATAATTACATTCAAGCTATTGATGCATCTGAGTCCAATATCATGCATATGGGATTTGAATACTTGAATGGATTGAGACATATAGAATCGATCAAATTTTATAAGTGTTTGTATGTAGAGGATATTTGTATGAAGAAACTTTCTGCTGTAAGAGATTCTTTAAATGACTTGCAATTGGTGAGTTGTGGAAATGTTACTGATGCAGGAATTTTGTCCATTGcttctcttaaaaatttgaaaacgctCAATTTATTCGATCTTCCTAGTGTAAAAGACAAGACAAAATGCTATTGGATCCTCCAGAAAGAACTTCCAAATTGCAAAATACAATTTGCTGGTGGAGAAAACCGATAA